In Kogia breviceps isolate mKogBre1 chromosome 7, mKogBre1 haplotype 1, whole genome shotgun sequence, a single window of DNA contains:
- the TMPRSS13 gene encoding transmembrane protease serine 13 isoform X2, whose protein sequence is MERDSRLNASSARTPPARASLARACPAWVSPSRSSPGRSSSAMSASMTSAPMRVHLVQVSPVRAVPILATPARSTPAARATRESPGVNLPKFTKQQGLKQLLLTGCVLLLIALVVSLIVLFYFWQDHIGIKYKEPVESCPKKAVRCDGVVECKLKSDELGCVRFDWDKSLLKVYSGSSQKWLPICSDSWNDFYSKKTCQQLGFKSAYRTAKVTNRNFDSSFSISKYSSTFQESIYRSECPSQQYVTLQCPHCGLRAMTGRIVGGALAPESKWPWQVSLQYAHTHICGGTLIDAQWVLTAAHCFFMTPEKILEDWKVYVGTNNLHQLPEGASIAQIIIHSNYTDNQDDYDIALMRLSEPLTLTTHVHPACLPMHGQTFSLNETCWVTGFGKTKETDERTSPFLREVQVNLIDFKKCNNQLVYSNYLTPRMMCAGDLRGGRDSCQGDSGGPLVCEQDHHWYLAGVTSWGVGCGQRNKPGVYTKVTEVLHWIYSKMESETRFQKA, encoded by the exons ATGGAAAGAGACAGCCGCCTG AATGCCTCCTCGGCAAGGACACCTCCAGCACGGGCATCGCTGGCCCGTGCATGCCCAGCCTGGGTATCACCTTCCAGGTCATCGCCCGGCAGGTCGTCGTCTGCCATGTCAGCCTCCATGACATCGGCTCCAATGAGAGTACACCTTGTTCAAGTCTCACCAGTGAGGGCCGTACCTATCCTGGCAACTCCTGCCAGGTCCACACCAGCTGCCAGGGCCACCAGGGAGAGCCCAG GTGtcaacttgcccaagttcaccaAGCAGCAGGGCCTGAAGCAGCTGCTGCTCACCGGATGTGTCCTCCTGCTCATCGCCCTCGTGGTATCGCTCATCGTCCTCT tctatttCTGGCAGGACCACATAGGGATCAAGTACAAGGAGCCGGTAGAGAGCTGCCCCAAGAAGGCTGTGCGCTGTGATGGGGTCGTGGAATGTAAGCTGAAGAGCGACGAGCTGGGCTGTG TGAGGTTTGACTGGGACAAGTCTCTGCTTAAAGTCTACTCTGGATCCTCCCAGAAGTGGCTTCCCATTTGCAGTGACAGCTGGAATGATTTCTACTCGAAGAAGACCTGCCAGCAGCTGGGTTTCAAGAG TGCTTACCGGACAGCTAAGGTGACCAATAGGAATTTTGACAGCAGTTTCTCCATCTCCAAATATAGCTCCACCTTCCAGGAGAGCATCTACAG GTCTGAATGCCCTTCCCAGCAGTATGTGACTCTCCAGTGTCCCC ACTGTGGACTGAGGGCCATGACCGGGCGGATCGTGGGAGGGGCGCTGGCCCCAGAGAGCAAGTGGCCTTGGCAAGTTAGTCTGCAGTACGCCCACACCCACATTTGTGGGGGCACGCTGATCGACGCCCAGTGGGTTCTCACCGCCGCCCACTGCTTCTTCAT GACCCCAGAGAAGATCCTGGAGGACTGGAAGGTGTACGTGGGCACCAACAACCTGCACCAGCTGCCCGAGGGAGCCTCCATTGCCCAGATCATTATCCACAGCAACTACACAGACAACCAGGACGACTATGACATCGCCCTCATGCGGCTCTCCGAGCCCCTGACTCTGACCA CACATGTccaccctgcctgcctccccatGCATGGACAGACCTTCAGCCTCAATGAGACCTGCTGGGTCACAGGCTTCGGCAAGACCAAGGAGACAGATG AGAGGACATCCCCCTTCCTCCGAGAGGTGCAGGTCAACCTCATCGACTTCAAGAAGTGTAACAACCAGTTGGTCTACAGCAACTACCTCACCCCGAGGATGATGTGTGCGGGGGACCTGCGGGGAGGGAGAGATTCCTGCCAG GGAGACAGCGGGGGGCCCCTGGTCTGCGAGCAGGACCACCACTGGTACCTGGCAGGAGTCACCAGCTGGGGCGTGGGCTGTGGCCAGAGAAACAAACCCGGCGTGTACACCAAAGTGACGGAAGTCCTCCACTGGATATACAGCAAGATGGAG agTGAGACGCGCTTCCAGAAAGCCTAA
- the TMPRSS13 gene encoding transmembrane protease serine 13 isoform X1 has translation MALEEGRGTSLASSALLFIHRITSHVPTGFPAHLVRAGPQPSSPLFLTCLGSQTWIVPSTSVEPGSFTPPETMERDSRLNASSARTPPARASLARACPAWVSPSRSSPGRSSSAMSASMTSAPMRVHLVQVSPVRAVPILATPARSTPAARATRESPGVNLPKFTKQQGLKQLLLTGCVLLLIALVVSLIVLFYFWQDHIGIKYKEPVESCPKKAVRCDGVVECKLKSDELGCVRFDWDKSLLKVYSGSSQKWLPICSDSWNDFYSKKTCQQLGFKSAYRTAKVTNRNFDSSFSISKYSSTFQESIYRSECPSQQYVTLQCPHCGLRAMTGRIVGGALAPESKWPWQVSLQYAHTHICGGTLIDAQWVLTAAHCFFMTPEKILEDWKVYVGTNNLHQLPEGASIAQIIIHSNYTDNQDDYDIALMRLSEPLTLTTHVHPACLPMHGQTFSLNETCWVTGFGKTKETDERTSPFLREVQVNLIDFKKCNNQLVYSNYLTPRMMCAGDLRGGRDSCQGDSGGPLVCEQDHHWYLAGVTSWGVGCGQRNKPGVYTKVTEVLHWIYSKMESETRFQKA, from the exons ATGGCCTTGGAGGAGGGGCGAGGGACAAGTCTGGCTAGTTCTGCCCTGTTGTTCATACACAGGATTACCTCACATGTCCCAACTGGCTTCCCCGCCCATCTGGTGAGGGCTGGCCCTCAGCCCTCCAGCCCCCTTTTCCTTACCTGCCTGGGAAGCCAAACATGGATCGTCCCGTCAACATCAGTTGAGCCTGGAAGCTTCACCCCTCCGGAGACCATGGAAAGAGACAGCCGCCTG AATGCCTCCTCGGCAAGGACACCTCCAGCACGGGCATCGCTGGCCCGTGCATGCCCAGCCTGGGTATCACCTTCCAGGTCATCGCCCGGCAGGTCGTCGTCTGCCATGTCAGCCTCCATGACATCGGCTCCAATGAGAGTACACCTTGTTCAAGTCTCACCAGTGAGGGCCGTACCTATCCTGGCAACTCCTGCCAGGTCCACACCAGCTGCCAGGGCCACCAGGGAGAGCCCAG GTGtcaacttgcccaagttcaccaAGCAGCAGGGCCTGAAGCAGCTGCTGCTCACCGGATGTGTCCTCCTGCTCATCGCCCTCGTGGTATCGCTCATCGTCCTCT tctatttCTGGCAGGACCACATAGGGATCAAGTACAAGGAGCCGGTAGAGAGCTGCCCCAAGAAGGCTGTGCGCTGTGATGGGGTCGTGGAATGTAAGCTGAAGAGCGACGAGCTGGGCTGTG TGAGGTTTGACTGGGACAAGTCTCTGCTTAAAGTCTACTCTGGATCCTCCCAGAAGTGGCTTCCCATTTGCAGTGACAGCTGGAATGATTTCTACTCGAAGAAGACCTGCCAGCAGCTGGGTTTCAAGAG TGCTTACCGGACAGCTAAGGTGACCAATAGGAATTTTGACAGCAGTTTCTCCATCTCCAAATATAGCTCCACCTTCCAGGAGAGCATCTACAG GTCTGAATGCCCTTCCCAGCAGTATGTGACTCTCCAGTGTCCCC ACTGTGGACTGAGGGCCATGACCGGGCGGATCGTGGGAGGGGCGCTGGCCCCAGAGAGCAAGTGGCCTTGGCAAGTTAGTCTGCAGTACGCCCACACCCACATTTGTGGGGGCACGCTGATCGACGCCCAGTGGGTTCTCACCGCCGCCCACTGCTTCTTCAT GACCCCAGAGAAGATCCTGGAGGACTGGAAGGTGTACGTGGGCACCAACAACCTGCACCAGCTGCCCGAGGGAGCCTCCATTGCCCAGATCATTATCCACAGCAACTACACAGACAACCAGGACGACTATGACATCGCCCTCATGCGGCTCTCCGAGCCCCTGACTCTGACCA CACATGTccaccctgcctgcctccccatGCATGGACAGACCTTCAGCCTCAATGAGACCTGCTGGGTCACAGGCTTCGGCAAGACCAAGGAGACAGATG AGAGGACATCCCCCTTCCTCCGAGAGGTGCAGGTCAACCTCATCGACTTCAAGAAGTGTAACAACCAGTTGGTCTACAGCAACTACCTCACCCCGAGGATGATGTGTGCGGGGGACCTGCGGGGAGGGAGAGATTCCTGCCAG GGAGACAGCGGGGGGCCCCTGGTCTGCGAGCAGGACCACCACTGGTACCTGGCAGGAGTCACCAGCTGGGGCGTGGGCTGTGGCCAGAGAAACAAACCCGGCGTGTACACCAAAGTGACGGAAGTCCTCCACTGGATATACAGCAAGATGGAG agTGAGACGCGCTTCCAGAAAGCCTAA